The Candidatus Binatia bacterium genome contains the following window.
AAGGTCGAAATTCCCCTCGAGGATTCGATCGGCCACCACCATGGGGCCGTTATAGGGGTTGGTCCGGGCCGGTGGCGTGACCGTGATCAGGATCGCGGCCAGAAGGGCGAAGACTACAGCGGCGTGCAGGCGTTCGTCCTGCAGCCACTTCATGCATCGCATCCGTGGCCTGCGCGCATCAGCCTTTGACCCGGGAGATGAAACGCGATTCGCGAGTATCGACTTGTACCAATTCGCCGTTCTCCAGGTAGGCGGGTACCTGGATTTCGACACCCGTCTCGAGGGTCGCTGGTTTGGTCTGCGCTTGCGCGGTCGCACCCTTGATGGACGGCGCTGTCTCGGTGACCAGAAGGTTGACGGTATTGGGCAGGTCGACGCCGAGGACCTCGTCTCCCATCACCATGGAGCGAATGCCCTCGAGCCCTTCCTTGAGGAACCCGGCGGCATCGCCGAGAGCTTCTGTGGTGAGAGCAAATTGCTCGTAGCTGGCGGTGTCCATGAAATGGAACTCGCCTGCATCGGAGTAGAGGAATTGCACCGCCTTGAACTCGAGATTGGCCTCGGCGACCTTGTCGCCTCCACGGAAGGATTTCTCCAGCACCTGACCGGTCCGGAGGTTGCGTACCTTGATCTTGGAGATGGAAGACGCACCTCTTGCCGAGGGGCTTTGCACCGCTACGTCCGTAATCGAGTAGGGGTCGCCATCAATCATGATGCGGACACCGCGCTTGAAATCACCTGTGGAAATCATGCTCTTGATCTAACGATGCGGGCATCGAATTGCATCGTCAGGATTCGTTTCTGCAAAAACTCCTGCTTGCGATAGAATCTCTTCCGGATGGCTCGGGTCGATCATAAATCTGTGGTGGTGGTCTTCGCCCGGGAACCTGTTCCCGGAGGCGTCAAAACCAGACTCGCCGCCAGTGTCGGTGACGCGGCTGCGCTGGCCTTCTACCGCGCATTCCTCGAAGATTTACTCGCTGAGCTGCAGAGAGGTACCTGGAGTCTGCGGGTTGCGGTGGCGGGGGATCCCGAACGATTTGCCGCGACCTTCGGGCTTGATCCGGCGATTTGTCTGTCGCAGGGCGAGGGGGATCTGGGTGCCCGCATGGAGACTGCATTCCGCAGCCTGCTGGGCGCCGGTTCGTGGGATCGTTGCTTGCTCGTGGGGTCCGATATGCCCCAGCTGGCCGTCAAGGATCTGGCGCTCGCCGATGCGGCGCTTGCGATGGGGGAGGCGGATGTCGTTCTCGGTCCCGCATTGGATGGCGGATATTATCTGGTCGGGATGGCACGGCCGCATCCGATCTTCTCCGGGGTTTCGTGGAGCACCGCGGGGGTTCTTCGGCAGACCCGGGAGCTGGCACGGCAACTGGGCCTCCGGACAAAGCTGCTTGCCGAGGCCTTCGACGTGGACACCGCGGAAGACCTTCAGCGACTCGGCTCCTGGCTGAAGGATGCCCATCCGGGGGCTTTGCCCCGAACACGGGTGGTTTGGCGCGACTTTTCCCGCCCGTGACGGTTTTTCAGTCCCTTTTGACCGAGGCTGGCTTGCGTCCTTGGCGAGATTCCCGTTCCACAGGGGAGTGATTGCAAAATCTTCGATCCATGACTTCGAGCTGGCGGGACTCCGGGTCTTGCTCGAAACCACCGAAAGTCCTCTGGTGGCCGTCTGCCTGAGCATCGGTGCCGGAGCGCGCTTTGATGGCGACAAGCCGGGGCTGGCTCATATGAGCGAACATATGCTCTTTCAGGGAACGGAGAAATTCGACCAGTTGGCACTGAATCGGCGTGCCGCGGAAGTCGGAGGCGGTCATAACGCCTTTACCGGCTACGACACCATCGCGATCAGTATGGAATCGTTTCCGGAGTCGCTTGGCCAGGCTCTCGAAATTCTGTTCGAGCAATTTTATGGCAGCGAGGTGGACCCCGGTCGTTTCCGCAAGGAGAGGCATATCGTTCTCGACGAGATTCGGGGCGTGCGGGAAGATCCTTTCGAGAGTCTTGGCGAGCGCGCTTGGCGCGAATTCTTCGCCGATCCGATCGGACACCCGATCGCCGGGACAGCCGGCTCCGTGCGCGGTTTGGCGGCCGCCGATGTGCGAGATTTCTATCGACGCTATTTTGTAAATGCGAATGCCGTTTTATCCGTTGTGGGCGACGTTGATCGTCGGAGTTTGCAACGACTCCTGACTCCGTGGCTCGATCGTTCGAAGGTCGGGCGGCGACGGCGTACCTCGCGGATTCGGCCCGGTCGGGGGAGGCCCTCTCGCCTGCGATCGCGGTCAGGCGGTCAGTCGCACGTCTATCGTCTGCAGGAGATCGATCGCCAGCCCCGGAATTTTCTCGCCGTGCAGGTAGCTCTGGATCTGGTTGGCGCCGACCCGGACAGCCATCTCTTTCAGGCGATTCGGGAAGAGCACGGATTGGGCTACGATGTGGCAGCTGATGCGGAGTGGGGCGCGGGATTTGCTGCGATCATGCTCTCGGCGAGTGCCGGGCCCGGTGAGGGACGCTCGTTGGCGAAAGTCCTCGACGACGTCTTGCGGGTCTCCGCCGATGAGGGATTTTCCACCGATGATTTGCAGCGGGCGCGGCTGAAAAGGCGCTACGAGCATGCGTTGTTGGCCGAGCGCCGGCTCGACCGGGCGATCGCACGGGCCGAATCCGCCTTGACCGGTTTTCCCTCGCTCGAAGAAACGCGCGCGATCCTTGACGATTTGGGTCACGACGAGATCCTGCGGGCGTGGCGCAAGGCTGTGGGCGGCCGCGGGCTCGTCTGCTTGCGGGATTGATTCGGCCCGCACGGCGGGGGCCCCGGGAGGCTCTGATTTCCGGAATTGGCTGTTCCCGCAGCGGCTTGTTTAAGTCGTATGCGTGGAGCAACGTAATCAACTCGCGGTCTTTATCGATTTCGACAATATCGAAATCGGTGTGAAGTCGACTCTCAACACGACCCTCGATCTTTCGATGGTACTGGATGCCCTCAAGGAGCGGGGCGAGGTCGTCTCCAAGAGCGCCTATGGGGATTGGGCTCGCGCCGGTACCCATAGCCGTACGCTCACCGATCACGCTGTTCATATGGTGCAGCGGAACGTCACCCCCCGGGGCGACAAGAACGGCGCCGACATCAATTTGGTCGTCGATGCACTGGAAATGTGCTTCACCCACCCACATATCGACGGATTTGCCATCGTCGGGGGTGATTCCGATTTCATCGCGCTCGTCGAGAAACTCAAGCAATTTGGCAAGCGCGTGTATATCGTCGGGGGCCGCGGTTTCACCAGCGGCACCATGCAGCGCAACTGTCACGAGTTCATTTCCTACGAGAACTTGCTCGGAGGAGGACGTGGCGGTCGTGGCGGCGGGCAGAACCGCGGTGGCGGTGGTGGCCGCATGTCGCTCGACAAGGGCTTCGAAAAGGTCCAGCGCGCCCTCAAGATTCTCGCCGACAAAGGTGTGCAGCCCCAACTCGGTCCGATTAAAAGCACGCTTCTGCAGCTGGACTCCACGTTCAGCGAGCGGGATTTTGGCGTCTCTTCCTTCCGAGAGTTCATCCAGAAGCTGGCCGATAAACGCCTGCTTTCGATGAAGCGCATCGATCAGGGCTATCTCGTGGAATCCACCAGCGATAGCGTCCCGGAACGTGCCCCGGAGAGTTCCTCAAAGGACGAAGCCGCCTCGGAGGAAACTCCGGAAGCCGGCAAAGAGTCGGCTGCGACAGCACCGGCCAGCGCCCCCGAGGCACCGGCGGCGCCCGCGTCGACCGAGCCGATACCGCCCGAGGAAGGATTGAAACTCCTGGGCCAGGCGGCCGCAAATCTGGCGGAGAAGCGATCCGGAAAACCCGTCTATGTCCGCCATCTGGCGCAGGAACTTCGCGCGATTGTCGGCGAGTTTGACGAATCTCGGTTCGGTTTCCGCACCCTTACGGAAATGGCTCACGAGGCCCAAAAGGCGGGCCTCCTCAGCATGCAGCGCGACCGGGTGGGTGCCTGGCGGGTGACCGCCACAGCGGGCGGGAATGCGACGGCCGAGACCAGCGAGGCCACCAGCCCGGCTGCGGAGGCAGAGAAGTCCGAGGCCTTGTCGAGCGAAACGGAATCCAACGTGGACGAGGCCGCCGACGCGGGCACGAACGACGCTTCCCCGGCGGGGGCGGATGCCGAAGAAAAGGAAGCGGCGGCGACGCCGGCCAGGACGGGCACCAAAAAGACCGCTGCCAAGAAAGCTACTGCCAAAAAGACCGCCGCCAAGAAGACGACTTCCAAGGCGACGACCAAGAAGGCAACCACGAAAAAGGCCACAACCAAGAAGACTACGGCCAAGAAGGCAGGCACCAAGAAAGCCGCCACCAAGAAGACGACCGCCAAGAAGGCCACGACCAAAAAGGCCGACGACAGCGATTCCTGAAAACTAGCCGCGAGGGTCGATGCGAGAACGCCGCCGGCCCTTGTCTCGCAAGACCTCTCTAGCCGAAGGCGATCAGTTCGCGGATATCTTCTTCCGTCAGGCGCGGCAGGGTGGTTTCGGACTCGTCGATCACGGCCCGAGCCAGGGCTCGCTTCTCCTCTTTCATCCGCTGGATGCCTTCTTCGATCGTCCCCTGGGCTACGATGCGATAGACCGAGACCGTGCGGGTCTGGCCGATACGATGGGCGCGGTCAGTCGCCTGATCTTCGACGGCCGGGTTCCACCATGGGTCCATATGGATAACCACATCCGCTGCTGCCAGATTGATCCCTGTGCCGCCCGCCTTGAGACTGAGCAAAAATACCGGCATATCCCCGTCGCGGAAACCATCGAGGACTTTCTCTCGATTGCGGGTCCGCCCGTCCAGATACGCATACTCCGTTCCGCTCGCCTCGAGCTCCTTGCGGAGAAGGCTGAGGAACTCGACGAATTGGCTGAACACGAGAGCGCGGCGACCACTGGCGACGACTTCGGCCACCAGTTCCCGGAAGGCGCCCAATTTCGCTGAATGGTCCGGCTTCTGGGAGGCATCGATCAGCCTTGGATCACAAGCCATCTGGCGGAGGCGCAGGAGTGCCGTGAGAACCAGCATGCGATTGGCATCCAGGCCCCCGTTGTCGAGACGCCCTTCCAGATCGGCGCGGGTGGCTTCGGCCAGCGCGGCGTAGGCCTTGCGCTGTTCGGGAGTCAGTTGCACCACAACATCCGTTTCGACCTTGGCGGGCAGGTCGGATTGGACTTCCTGCTTGGTTCGACGCAGAACGAAGGGCCGGATGCGTGCGCGCAGCGCGGCCGCTTCCTCACTACGGGCGGGCGATGGTGCAGCACGATTCTCACCGGCTTCAATTACGGCTTCCGTGACTGGTCGTTCGTACCGCCGGGAGAAATTCCGCCAGGTACCGAGCATGCCTGCGTTGGCAAAGTCCAGGATGGACCAAAGTTCGAGCAGTCGGTTCTCCACTGGGGTTCCCGTCAATCCAAGGCGTGCCTCGGCTGACAGGGCTTTTGCTGCGGCGGTCGTGGCTGCCGTATGGTTTTTGATGTGCTGTGCTTCGTCGAGCACGACGTAGCGGAAGGGAATATCTTTCAGCCGGTCGACATCGCGGCGGAGCAGGGCGTAGGTCGTCACGACCATATCGCTGGTGCCGACATCCTCATAGCGTTCGTGCCGCTCGGCGCCGTGCAGCAGAACCCCGTTGATTCCCGGAGTGAATTTCTTGGCTTCGCGGATCCAGTTCGGAGCCACCGAGGTGGGGGCGACCACCAGCGTGGGTGCCTGGCCGTCGCGGTGCTTGCGCCAGTTGAGCAGGGCCAGCGTCTGCACGGTTTTTCCGAGTCCCATATCGTCAGCGAGAATTCCTCCCAGCTCGAGTTCGGCAAGGAACTGCAACCATGCGAGACCGGTTAGCTGATAGGGGCGCAGATCCGCGTTCAACCCCGGGGCCATTTCCGGCTCGGCGGCGACCTCGAGCTCACGCAGCCGATGGATCCACTCGCCCACGGTGGGCTCGAGCTCCACCGAGTCCGTCAGCTCTCCGAGATGTTCCAACTCGCCCAGAGCCGTGCGGGAAAGCTCGGCCGAACCCGTCTCCGAGAGGGCTTCCGGCAGTGAAGCCGCCAGACTGGCGACCTTGTCGCCCAATTCGGCAACGCTTCCGTCCGATAGCTGGACCCAGCGACGTCGTGCACCCAAGGCGTCACGAATGGCGTCGACGTCAGCCTCGACCCCATCAGCGGCGATCTTCAGCGCCACATCGAGGAGTCGACCGCGGCCCTGCCGCACGCTCATGGACGAGCGGAGGGAGCCACGCGCCACGATTTTACCGATATCGGGCGGTGTGAGGACTTCCTGTAAATCGTTGTCTTCGCCGACCTTGCGGACCAATTCCCGGAGATCGTGCAGGTAGAATCGAACCGCCCGGTCATCGCGGGCGCGCCAGGTGGCCTCATCTTCGGGCGAGGGTTTCGTTTTTTTGCGTCGGCTGACGGCAGGGAGCCGCAGAGGCGTGGCGGCCAGCAGGGCCAGAGCCCGCCGTTCCCGGTCCGCGTCTCGCGTCTCATCATCGATATCCGCGACAGTCTCGTTATTCAGGACGTAGCTTTTGTCGGCGTAATTGGCGCGGAGGAGCGCACGGACTTCAAATGCTGTGCCTTCGACTTCGAGGCTGATCCGGGGGCGCGGGAGGGGGGGGAGACCGAGAGCCTCGCGAGGGGGCAGGTGAACGCCCTCCTCCTCAAAGCTTTGCCGCAAAAGAACGGGAAGCTCCCGAATCTCGGATTCCGTGAACGTGATCCAGGGCTGGCTCGAGAGACGAGAGAGTGCGATCGGGCCGACGTCTTCCGCGAGTCGCGCGAAGGTTCGGCGAGGCGGGGAGTAGATCCAGGAAGTGGAGCCTCGCAACAGAATCGCTTCCTCGAAAGGAATGCCATCGCTGCCGTCCGGGCGTTCCCAGAAGGCTTCCATGACGTAGGTTTTTTCCTCCAACTCTTCGGCGTCCTGCTCTTCCGGCAGGCCGAGCAAGCGCGCGAAAGCCCGACGCCCGGTCTCGCCGAATTCGTCTTCGTAGGCGCTGCGTGCTTTTTCCAGCCGCTCTTTTTCTTCGACAACTTCGGCGCGGCGCTCCTGCAGAATCGGATGCCGTTCGGCCTCCCCCGGCTCTGCGGCACGAAACACCAGCGAAGGCTTGCGGACGATCTCGTCGAATTTGATTTCACCGTCTTCGCCCGGTGCCTCGAGGATCAGATCCGCTTCTGCGGCGCGGGCGAGGAAGAGACAGGCGTTCTCGTTTTCGGCAAGAAAATCGCGCTGGCCGACAGGCGAACGCACGAGGCTTTCGAAGACACGCCACTCGCGGGCCGGCAGGCGGCGACCATCGAGGTCATCCGGGGTAAACGGACGTTTCTCCCCGGGAGGATGGACTTCGATGCGCAGGCGGGCCGGGTCATCAAAGACGTTTTCGCCGGGAGGCTCGACGCGGACGACGTAACGGGCATCGCCGAGGGGGCGCAATGGGCCTCTCCGACGCCAGGCCTCGAAGGTCTCGTCAAGGAGGTCCGCGACACCCGGGTTTATGGCCTCGTCGGCCAGAGCTTCCAAATCGACCTCATGTTCGAAGGCTTTGCCGCGTGCGAGGCGACGCTGCTCCAGCTCTTTGGGGTCTGTTGGGGTCGACGAGAGGTTTCTATCAACAAGGCGAGACATCGGAACGTAAAACTGTAACTGCGGGGGGCCGGTGTGACAACGGGTAGCTCCCGACTTGCGTAGCGGGCCCGCTTGGCGCAAAAAGATAGTTGTGGAGACCTTGATGAAGAACCGTTCGCGATTGAATGTCCTGCTCGCAGCCCTCGGGTGTGTGGGGTTGATGGCCGCCAGTCTGGCTGCAGCGCAGGGGGTGGCTCTGGAAAAAGTTCAGCCCAAAATGGTCTGTATGGTCAATGATACTCTGTTTCCCAGGGAGCAGATTCCGGTCGAGGTGGATGGGAAGACCTATTTTGGCTGCTGCGAGATGTGCAAGGGCCGATTGGCCGAGGATGCGAGCATCCGATCGGCAAAGGATCCCGTATCGGGCGCCTCGGTGGACAAGGCGCTCGCGGTGATCGGGGCCGCGCCCGACGGCAAAGTTCAATATTTTCTTACCGAAGAGACGTTTTCTCGATACAATCAGGGTTCCTAGGGACCTCAGGAGAGAAAAGCGATTATGTCGTCCGACCGACGAAAAGATGAAGCCTCCGAATCCAAGGGGCTCGATGCAGATGCAGATTGGCTGAATGCCATCAGCGACGTCGAAAAGATCGATGCGGCTACCAGCGGCCCTGATATCGTCGATTCAGAGCCGACAACGGGTTTGGCGGAGCGCTTCCGCCAACGTCAGCACGTTGAGCCGACTCTCACCGAAGATCCGGGTCTTTCGATCGATCCTCACTCGATGGAGCGCATTCGCCGCGGCAAGATGCCGATCGAGGCTCAGGTGGACCTTCATGGGTGCACTCAGGAAGAAGCTCTCAGTTCGGTGAACGAATTTCTCGAAGAGTCCTGGAACGCCAAGCGACGTCTGGTTCTGGTGATCACTGGCAAAGGTACCGCGCGCGATGGTGGAGGCGTGCTGCGTTCGGCAGTTCCTCGCTGGATCACCGACGGCCGATTTCGCAGTTGTCTGGTCGGGATCAGTGCCGCCGACAACCGCCACGGCGGCGATGGGGCAGTCTATGTCATGCTGCGCAAGCAGTAGCCCAAGGTCTTCGGGATAAAGACCGTTCGCAAACTGCCGATATAAAAGCAGGCTCTTCCACCTTCGGGAATGGCCTCCGCCACAGTTTCAGGGAGACTTTTGCATGTCACGCTATCGCCAGCTTTTGCAGGAAATTGAATCCGAGCCCCGCCGTTGGCTGGTGACAGGTGCCGCAGGTTTCATCGGCTCCCATTTGGTCGAAACCCTTTTGCGTGCTGGACAAAATGTAGTCGGTCTGGATTCTTTCGCGACCGGTCATGCCCATAATCTCGATAAGGTTCGCGCCTTGGTCGGATCCGAGTCGGCGGGCCGATTCACTTTCATCGAAGGAGATATTCGCGAGGAGGAAGACTGCAAGCGCGCCTGTGACGGGGTGCAGCACGTTCTGCATCAGGCGGCCCTTGGTTCGGTGCCGCGCTCGCTGGAAGATCCGATTGCGAGTCATGCCGCGAATGTCGACGGCTTTTTGAAAATGGCCAATGCCGCCCGGGTCAGCGGCGTGGATTCCATGGTCTACGCTTCGTCGTCGAGCGTTTATGGCGACCATCCGGCTCTGCCCAAGGTCGAGGATGCCATCGGCAATCCGCTTTCCCCCTATGCTTCCACCAAGTTGATCGACGAGATCTACGCCAGCAC
Protein-coding sequences here:
- the efp gene encoding elongation factor P, giving the protein MISTGDFKRGVRIMIDGDPYSITDVAVQSPSARGASSISKIKVRNLRTGQVLEKSFRGGDKVAEANLEFKAVQFLYSDAGEFHFMDTASYEQFALTTEALGDAAGFLKEGLEGIRSMVMGDEVLGVDLPNTVNLLVTETAPSIKGATAQAQTKPATLETGVEIQVPAYLENGELVQVDTRESRFISRVKG
- a CDS encoding TIGR04282 family arsenosugar biosynthesis glycosyltransferase, giving the protein MARVDHKSVVVVFAREPVPGGVKTRLAASVGDAAALAFYRAFLEDLLAELQRGTWSLRVAVAGDPERFAATFGLDPAICLSQGEGDLGARMETAFRSLLGAGSWDRCLLVGSDMPQLAVKDLALADAALAMGEADVVLGPALDGGYYLVGMARPHPIFSGVSWSTAGVLRQTRELARQLGLRTKLLAEAFDVDTAEDLQRLGSWLKDAHPGALPRTRVVWRDFSRP
- a CDS encoding pitrilysin family protein, yielding MIAKSSIHDFELAGLRVLLETTESPLVAVCLSIGAGARFDGDKPGLAHMSEHMLFQGTEKFDQLALNRRAAEVGGGHNAFTGYDTIAISMESFPESLGQALEILFEQFYGSEVDPGRFRKERHIVLDEIRGVREDPFESLGERAWREFFADPIGHPIAGTAGSVRGLAAADVRDFYRRYFVNANAVLSVVGDVDRRSLQRLLTPWLDRSKVGRRRRTSRIRPGRGRPSRLRSRSGGQSHVYRLQEIDRQPRNFLAVQVALDLVGADPDSHLFQAIREEHGLGYDVAADAEWGAGFAAIMLSASAGPGEGRSLAKVLDDVLRVSADEGFSTDDLQRARLKRRYEHALLAERRLDRAIARAESALTGFPSLEETRAILDDLGHDEILRAWRKAVGGRGLVCLRD
- a CDS encoding NYN domain-containing protein, producing MEQRNQLAVFIDFDNIEIGVKSTLNTTLDLSMVLDALKERGEVVSKSAYGDWARAGTHSRTLTDHAVHMVQRNVTPRGDKNGADINLVVDALEMCFTHPHIDGFAIVGGDSDFIALVEKLKQFGKRVYIVGGRGFTSGTMQRNCHEFISYENLLGGGRGGRGGGQNRGGGGGRMSLDKGFEKVQRALKILADKGVQPQLGPIKSTLLQLDSTFSERDFGVSSFREFIQKLADKRLLSMKRIDQGYLVESTSDSVPERAPESSSKDEAASEETPEAGKESAATAPASAPEAPAAPASTEPIPPEEGLKLLGQAAANLAEKRSGKPVYVRHLAQELRAIVGEFDESRFGFRTLTEMAHEAQKAGLLSMQRDRVGAWRVTATAGGNATAETSEATSPAAEAEKSEALSSETESNVDEAADAGTNDASPAGADAEEKEAAATPARTGTKKTAAKKATAKKTAAKKTTSKATTKKATTKKATTKKTTAKKAGTKKAATKKTTAKKATTKKADDSDS
- a CDS encoding DEAD/DEAH box helicase produces the protein MSRLVDRNLSSTPTDPKELEQRRLARGKAFEHEVDLEALADEAINPGVADLLDETFEAWRRRGPLRPLGDARYVVRVEPPGENVFDDPARLRIEVHPPGEKRPFTPDDLDGRRLPAREWRVFESLVRSPVGQRDFLAENENACLFLARAAEADLILEAPGEDGEIKFDEIVRKPSLVFRAAEPGEAERHPILQERRAEVVEEKERLEKARSAYEDEFGETGRRAFARLLGLPEEQDAEELEEKTYVMEAFWERPDGSDGIPFEEAILLRGSTSWIYSPPRRTFARLAEDVGPIALSRLSSQPWITFTESEIRELPVLLRQSFEEEGVHLPPREALGLPPLPRPRISLEVEGTAFEVRALLRANYADKSYVLNNETVADIDDETRDADRERRALALLAATPLRLPAVSRRKKTKPSPEDEATWRARDDRAVRFYLHDLRELVRKVGEDNDLQEVLTPPDIGKIVARGSLRSSMSVRQGRGRLLDVALKIAADGVEADVDAIRDALGARRRWVQLSDGSVAELGDKVASLAASLPEALSETGSAELSRTALGELEHLGELTDSVELEPTVGEWIHRLRELEVAAEPEMAPGLNADLRPYQLTGLAWLQFLAELELGGILADDMGLGKTVQTLALLNWRKHRDGQAPTLVVAPTSVAPNWIREAKKFTPGINGVLLHGAERHERYEDVGTSDMVVTTYALLRRDVDRLKDIPFRYVVLDEAQHIKNHTAATTAAAKALSAEARLGLTGTPVENRLLELWSILDFANAGMLGTWRNFSRRYERPVTEAVIEAGENRAAPSPARSEEAAALRARIRPFVLRRTKQEVQSDLPAKVETDVVVQLTPEQRKAYAALAEATRADLEGRLDNGGLDANRMLVLTALLRLRQMACDPRLIDASQKPDHSAKLGAFRELVAEVVASGRRALVFSQFVEFLSLLRKELEASGTEYAYLDGRTRNREKVLDGFRDGDMPVFLLSLKAGGTGINLAAADVVIHMDPWWNPAVEDQATDRAHRIGQTRTVSVYRIVAQGTIEEGIQRMKEEKRALARAVIDESETTLPRLTEEDIRELIAFG
- a CDS encoding Smr/MutS family protein yields the protein MSSDRRKDEASESKGLDADADWLNAISDVEKIDAATSGPDIVDSEPTTGLAERFRQRQHVEPTLTEDPGLSIDPHSMERIRRGKMPIEAQVDLHGCTQEEALSSVNEFLEESWNAKRRLVLVITGKGTARDGGGVLRSAVPRWITDGRFRSCLVGISAADNRHGGDGAVYVMLRKQ
- a CDS encoding SDR family oxidoreductase; protein product: MSRYRQLLQEIESEPRRWLVTGAAGFIGSHLVETLLRAGQNVVGLDSFATGHAHNLDKVRALVGSESAGRFTFIEGDIREEEDCKRACDGVQHVLHQAALGSVPRSLEDPIASHAANVDGFLKMANAARVSGVDSMVYASSSSVYGDHPALPKVEDAIGNPLSPYASTKLIDEIYASTMHRCYGMQIAGLRYFNVVGTRQDPNGAYAAVIPRWIRIFLEGGTPEIFGDGETSRDFCPVGNVVQANLLAATTEAAGGEVFNIALGGRMTLTELYGHLRDALVAQGVPCGDRDAIYKEFRSGDVRHSHANIDKAVALLGYEPEFTLADGLGLTVAGFVAAED